The Pontibacter deserti region CTGAACTGAAAATGCCTGATTTAAATGCTTTCAAACTGGAGTCTGCTATGAGAATGGTAGCTGGTACAGCAAGAAGCATGGGTATAACAGTTTCTGGTACAGCTCCGTGGAACGAATAATAACAGTTAGAGGATAATGGCGAAGATATCAAAAAATAGGAAGGCGGCTTTAGCTAAGGCCGACCTAACAAAAGAGTATTCTTTGACAGATGCAGCCTCGGTTGTAAAAGATATTACTTTTACAAAATTCGATGCTTCTGTTGATATAGATGTACGCTTAGGAGTTGACCCTCGCAAGGCAGACCAGATGGTACGTGGTATTGTTACCCTTCCGCATGGTACTGGTAAAGAGGTAAGAGTTCTTGCATTAGTAACACCTGACAAAGAGCAGGAAGCTAAAGATGCAGGTGCTGACTTTGTAGGTCTTGATGATTATATTCAGAAGATCGAAAAAGGCTGGACAGATGTTGATGTGATCATAACAATGCCTGCTGTAATGGCAAAAGTAGGTCGCTTAGGTAGAATATTAGGTCCTCGTAACCTGATGCCAAACCCAAAATCTGGTACAGTTACACAAGATGTAGCAAAAGCTGTTAAAGAAGTTAAAGCTGGTAAAATCGACTTTAAAGTTGACAAGACTGGTATTATCCACACAAGTGTAGGTAAAGTTTCTTTCACACCAGAGCAAATTGCTGCTAACGCTGCAGAAGTGATCGCTACTCTTAACCGCCTGAAGCCATCTTCAGCGAAGGGTACTTATATCAAGAGCATAACATTGTCTAGCACAATGAGCCCGGGAGTAATTGTTGATAAGAACGCAACTATCTAAGAAAATGACCAGGGAAGAAAAAGAGATAATCGTACAAGATCTGAGCGAGAAGTTAGCTAATACTAACTACTTCTATATCACTGATGCTTCTACTATGACAGTTGCTAGCATCAACCAGTTCAGAAGAATGGCATTCGATAGAGGCCTAGAATACAAAGTTTACAAGAATACATTAATCAAGAAAGCATTAGATACTTTAGAAGCTGACACAACTGCACTGGAAGGTGTGTTGAAAGGTTCATCTGGTATCTTATTCTCTCCTGAAACAGGTAATGCTCCTGCAAAGCTTATCAAAGACTTTAGGAAAAAAGGACACACGCTTCCACTTTTAAAGGGTGCCTTTATTGATAGCGGTATTTATGTTGGTGAGAACCAATTAGATACTCTAGCAACAATCAAGTCTAAGTTCGAGCTGATAGGGGATGTGATTGCATTGCTTCAGTCTCCTGCTAAGAATGTTATCTCTGGCCTACAGGGTGGTGGTAATAAACTTGCTGGAATTCTTAAAACACTATCTGAAAAAGAGTAATTTTTAAAAAACGTAATCAATAAGTAACTTTTAATTTCAATAAAAATGGCAGATTTAAAAGCATTCGCTGAGCAGTTAGTAAACTTAACTGTGAAAGAAGTTAACGAACTAGCTACAATCCTTAAGGACGAATACGGTATCGAGCCAGCTGCTGCTGCTCCAGTAATGGTTGCTGGTGGTGGTGCTGCTGAAGGTGGAGCTGCTGCAGAAGAAAAAACTTCTTTTGACGTAATTCTTAAGTCAGCAGGTGCATCTAAACTAGCAGTTGTTAAACTTGTTAAAGAACTTACAGGTCTTGGCCTGAAAGAAGCTAAAGAAGTTGTAGACAGCGCTCCTAAGCCTCTTAAAGAAGGCGTAGCTAAAGATGAAGCAGAATCACTGAAAAAATCTTTGGAAGAAGCTGGTGCTGAAGTGGAGATCAAATAATCTCACTTTATCAACATATCGAGAACAGGTAGACCTGGCGAATCAGTCAGGTCTTTTCCTGTTTGTATACGGATTCAAAATTGAATCCTTTTTTTGCCCAAGGCTAAGCGTAGTCTTGGGGGCTCGGAACTTATTGTAAACGTTAAATTTCCATGGCTTTGGCTAAGAATAAAACGACAGAGCGTATAAATTTTGCCTCTATCACTCCGGTAATCGACTACCCTGACTTCTTGGATGTTCAGTTGCAGTCGTTCCGTGACTTCTTTCAGCTTGAAACAGCAGCTGAAAATAGAGCACAGGAAGGATTGTTCAAAGTTTTCGCAGAGAACTTTCCAATCTCCGATTCACGTGAGAACTTCGTTCTGGAGTTCATTGACTATCACGTAGATCCACCAAAATATTCTGTAGATGAAAGTATCGACAGAGGATTAACATATTCTGTTCCGCTTAAAGCTAAACTGCGTCTGATCTGTAATGATGAAGACAACGAAGACTTTGAGACAATTGAACAGGAAGTTTTCCTAGGTAACATACCATATATGACTGAGAAAGGCTCCTTTGTTATCAATGGGGCTGAACGTGTTATTGTATCTCAGTTACACAGATCACCAGGTGTGTTCTTTGCTCAAAGCAAGCACACAAATGGTACTAAATTATATTCAGCAAGAATTATCCCTTTCAAAGGTTCTTGGGTAGAGTTTGCTACAGACGTTAACAACGTAATGTATGCTTATATAGACCGTAAGAAAAAATTCCCTGTTACCACACTTCTACGTGCAATTGGTTACGGTACTGATAAGGATATACTTGACTTGTTCGGTTTATCAGAAGAGATACCAGCAAATAAGGCTAACCTGAAAAATTCAGTTGGTCGTAAGTTAGCTGCACGTGTTCTTAAGACTTGGACCGAAGACTTCGTAGACGAAGATACTGGAGAAGTAGTATCTATTGATCGTAATGAAGTATTATTAGAGCGTGATTCTGAAATTTCTCAGGATGATATAGATGTTATACTTGACTCAGGTGTAAAATCAATCATCTTACACAGAGAGAATGTAAACATAGCTGATTATGCGATCATCTATAATACACTACAGAAAGATAACTCTAACTCAGAGAAAGAAGCAGTTGAGCAAATCTATCGTCAGCTAAGAAATACAGAAGCACCAGACGAAGAGACAGCTCGTGATATTATTCAAAAGCTGTTCTTCTCTGATAAGCGATATGACTTAGGTGAAGTTGGTCGTTATAGAATTAACAAGAAACTAGGTAAAGACACGAACTGGGAAGCTAAAGTATTAACGA contains the following coding sequences:
- the rplJ gene encoding 50S ribosomal protein L10, with the protein product MTREEKEIIVQDLSEKLANTNYFYITDASTMTVASINQFRRMAFDRGLEYKVYKNTLIKKALDTLEADTTALEGVLKGSSGILFSPETGNAPAKLIKDFRKKGHTLPLLKGAFIDSGIYVGENQLDTLATIKSKFELIGDVIALLQSPAKNVISGLQGGGNKLAGILKTLSEKE
- the rplL gene encoding 50S ribosomal protein L7/L12, with product MADLKAFAEQLVNLTVKEVNELATILKDEYGIEPAAAAPVMVAGGGAAEGGAAAEEKTSFDVILKSAGASKLAVVKLVKELTGLGLKEAKEVVDSAPKPLKEGVAKDEAESLKKSLEEAGAEVEIK
- the rplA gene encoding 50S ribosomal protein L1 — its product is MAKISKNRKAALAKADLTKEYSLTDAASVVKDITFTKFDASVDIDVRLGVDPRKADQMVRGIVTLPHGTGKEVRVLALVTPDKEQEAKDAGADFVGLDDYIQKIEKGWTDVDVIITMPAVMAKVGRLGRILGPRNLMPNPKSGTVTQDVAKAVKEVKAGKIDFKVDKTGIIHTSVGKVSFTPEQIAANAAEVIATLNRLKPSSAKGTYIKSITLSSTMSPGVIVDKNATI